The Pleuronectes platessa chromosome 23, fPlePla1.1, whole genome shotgun sequence genome contains a region encoding:
- the LOC128430365 gene encoding endonuclease domain-containing 1 protein yields the protein MPFLLPLLALLLLSAAPTVTEVVTSMSDCDQYFLNQKPPKIGGILEGGKILDQNQYKPICQTLNNLRTFVTLYDTTNKIPVFSAYKYTGNTAETPPWMIEPQLEEINLNKNMKIEEEGKCYINQAINTDYTDNQVFIKGHLLPFSYGSNENGKNSTYTLTNSVPQVISFNSGSWSRMETCVKCVLDKYCKDANRKTEGFVVIGARPSNNIRLNDKVNIPSMLWSAFCCYSSKQNKWLAGAHWGKNIEDGGPVLQTKTLDELHQELGEPSEAFPGSQCPPDTTVTHLYPQLSKDCNCPAPV from the exons ATGCCGTTCCTCCTGCCGCTccttgccctcctcctcctgtccgcTGCTCCCACAGTAACTGAAGTGGTGACATCGATGTCGGACTGTGACCAATACTTTCTTAATCAAAAACCACCAAAGATTGGGGGAATCTTGGAGGGAGGGAAAATCCTGGACCAGAACCAATACAAGCCCATTTGCCAGACCTTGAATAACTTGAGAACATTTGTGACACTCTACGACACCACCAACAAGATCCCAGTGTTCTCTGCTTACAAGTACACTGGGAACACAGCAGAGACACCTCCATGGATGATAGAACCTCAG cTTGAGGAAATAaacctgaataaaaacatgaagattGAAGAGGAAGGGAAGTGCTACATTAACCAGGCCATTAATACTGATTACACTGACAACCAAGTATTTATCAAAGGGCATTTATTACCATTCTCCTATGGCTCGAACGAAAATGGCAAAAACTCTACCTATACACTGACCAACAGTGTTCCTCAAGTAATATCATTTAATTCGGGAAGCTGGAGTAGAATGGAGACCTGCGTTAAATGTGTCCTTGATAAATACTGCAAGGACgcaaacagaaaaactgaaGGCTTTGTGGTGATTGGAGCACGACCCAGCAACAACATCCGTCTCAATGACAAGGTTAATATTCCCTCCATGCTCTGGTCAGCTTTCTGCTGCTACAGCAGTAAACAGAATAAGTGGTTAGCAGGGGCACACTGGGGTAAGAACATTGAAGATGGAGGTCCAGTGCTTCAGACCAAGACCTTGGACGAGCTCCATCAAGAACTGGGAGAACCATCTGAAGCATTCCCTGGATCACAGTGTCCACCTGACACCACTGTCACCCACCTTTACCCTCAACTCAGTAAGGACTGTAACTGCCCAGCACCCGTTTAA